From Pseudopipra pipra isolate bDixPip1 chromosome 9, bDixPip1.hap1, whole genome shotgun sequence, a single genomic window includes:
- the WDR47 gene encoding WD repeat-containing protein 47 isoform X5, giving the protein MRARRGAVRRGGCSEPGGAGFWVETCVKRKNVLEQVGAAIMTAEETVNVKEAEIIKLILDFLNSRKLHISMLALEKESGVINGLFSDDMLFLRQLILDGQWDEVLQFIQPLECMEKFDKKRFRYIIMKQKFLEALCVNNAMSAEDEPQHLEFTMREAVQCLHALEEYCPSKEDYSKLCLLLTLPRLTNHAEFKDWNPSTARVHCFEEACVMVAEFIPADRKLSEAGFKASNNRLFQLVMKGLLYECCVEFCQSKATGEEITESEVLLGIDLLCGNGCDDLDLSLLSWLQNLPATVFSCAFEQKMLNIHVDKLLKPTKAAYADLLTPLISKLSPYPSSPMRRPQSADAYMTRSLNPALDGLSCGLTNHDKRVTDLGTKTSPMSHSFANFHYPGVQNLSRSLMLENTECHSIFEESPERDTPVEQQRPIGSEALCQGSVPENEPLNAAQSQGSAKQEKNEVLRDSTEQFQEYYRQRLRYQQHLEQKEQQRQLYQQMLLEGGVNQEDGADQQQNLTEQFLNRSIQKLGELNMGMDSLGNDVQALSQQCNGSKGNASTNPASNFTSPPSDGSQRIASDSPNVNTSTPRKCGSANQIPFPEESPVQGNQTSVSAHAVTQPQLEDALGNLAKARGDEDDKSKKQFICINTLEDTQAVRAVAFHPSGSLYAVGSNSKTLRVCAYPEVIDPSAYNTPKQPVVRFKRNKHHKGSIYCVAWSPCGQLLATGSNDKYVKVLPFNAETCNATGPDLEFSMHDGTIRDLAFMEGPESGGAILISAGAGDCNIYTTDCQRGQGLHALSGHTGHILALYTWSGWMIASGSQDKTVRFWDLRVPSCVRVVGTTFHGTGSAVASVAVDPSGRLLATGQEDSSCMLYDIRGGRMVQSYHPHSSDVRSVRFSPGAHYLLTGSYDMKIKVTDLQGDLTKQLPLMVVGEHKDKVIQCRWHTQDLSFLSSSADRTVTLWTYNG; this is encoded by the exons GCAGTTGATTCTTGATGGTCAGTGGGATGAGGTTCTTCAATTCATTCAGCCTCTTGAATGTATGGAAAAATTCGACAAGAAAAG ATTTCGATACATTATAATGAAGCAGAAGTTCTTGGAAGCCTTATGTGTAAACAATGCGATGTCAGCAGAAGATGAGCCTCAGCAT CTGGAGTTCACAATGCGAGAGGCAGTGCAGTGCCTGCACGCGCTGGAGGAGTATTGTCCCTCCAAGGAAGACTACAGCAAACTCTGCCTGCTGCTGACACTGCCCCGCCTGACCAACCACGCCGAGTTCAAGGACTGGAATCCCAGCACTGCTCGGGTGCACTGCTTTGAGGAAGCCTGTGTCATGGTGGCGGAGTTCATCCCAGCCGACAGGAAGCTGAGCGAGGCCGGCTTCAAAGCAAGTAACAACCGATTGTTCCAGCTTGTCATGAAGGGATTGCTTTATGAATGTTGTGTGGAATTCTGTCAGAGTAAAGCAACAGgagaagaaatcacagaaagtGAAGTATTGCTGGGCATTGATCTCTTGTGTGGCAATGGGTGTGACGACTTGGACCTTAGCTTATTGTCGTGGCTGCAGAACCTGCCAGCTACTGTGTTTTCTTGTGCTTTTGAACAAAAGATGCTTAATATTCATGTTGATAAACTCCTCAAGCCTACAAAAGCTGCGTATGCTGATCTTTTGACACCTCTTATCAGCAAACTTTCTCCTTACCCATCGTCCCCAATGAGAAGGCCTCAGTCAGCAGACGCTTACATGACCCGCTCCTTAAACCCTGCCTTAGATGGGCTGTCCTGTGGATTAACAAACCACGATAAGCGGGTCACAGACCTCGGGACCAAAACTTCTCCAATGTCGCACTCCTTTGCTAATTTCCATTACCCAGGAGTACAGAATCTCAGCAGGAGCCTCATGCTTGAGAATACTGAGTGTCACAGCATTTTTGAAGAGTCACCTGAGCG TGATACTCCTGTGGAGCAACAGCGTCCCATCGGCAGTGAGGCTTTGTGCCAAGGTTCAGTCCCAGAAAATGAACCACTCAATGCAGCACAGAGTCAGGGATCagccaaacaagaaaaaaatgaggta CTTCGTGATTCAACAGAGCAGTTTCAGGAATATTACAGACAAAGACTACGTTACCAGCAGCACTTAGAACAGAAGGAACAACAACGACAGTTGTACCAGCAAATGTTGTTGGAAGGAGGAGTAAATCAAGAAGATGGAGCTGACCAGCAACAGAATCTTACTGAACAGTTTCTTAACAG ATCTATCCAGAAACTAGGAGAATTAAATATGGGTATGGACAGTCTTGGAAATGATGTACAAGCACTTAGCCAGCAATGTAATGGGAGCAAAGGGAATGCATCTACCAATCCAGCAAGTAACTTCACATCACCACCCTCAGATGGCAGTCAGAGGATAGCAAGTGATAGCCCAAATGTTAATACAAGCACTCCTCGAAAGTGTGGATCAGCCAATCAGATCCCCTTTCCTGAAGAGTCACCTGTACAGGGGAACCAAAC CAGTGTATCAGCACATGCTGTCACTCAGCCACAGCTGGAAGACGCTTTGGGGAATTTAGCTAAGGCAAGAGGTGATGAG GATGACAAATCAAAAAAGCAATTCATTTGCATCAATACTCTAGAAGACACACAGGCTGTCAGAGCTGTAGCCTTTCATCCCAGTGGGAGTTTATATGCTGTTGGCTCCAACTCTAAAACTTTGAGAGTTTGTGCCTATCCAGAAGTAATTGACCCAAG tGCTTATAATACTCCTAAACAACCTGTAGTTCGCTTCAAAAGGAATAAGCATCATAAAGGATCAATCTACTGTGTAGCCTGGAGTCCCTGTGGACAGCTGTTAGCTACTGGTTCTAATGATAAATATGTGAAAGTCCTGCCTTTTAATGCAGAAACTTGTAATGCAACAG gaCCAGATTTGGAATTCAGCATGCACGATGGGACAATCAGAGACCTTGCTTTCATGGAAGGCCCAGAAAGTGGTGGTGCTATTTTAAtaagtgctggagcaggggactGCAATATTTACACAACAGATTGTCAGCGAGGACAAGGCCTGCATGCCCTGAGTGGTCACACTG GTCATATTTTAGCACTTTATACATGGAGTGGCTGGATGATTGCATCTGGATCCCAAGACAAGACTGTAAGATTTTGGGATTTGAGAGTGCCAAGCTGTGTTCGTGTTGTGGGAACAACGTTTCATGGAACAG gcAGTGCTGTAGCCTCAGTAGCTGTTGATCCCAGCGGGCGACTCCTGGCTACAGGCCAGGAGGACTCCAGCTGTATGTTGTACGACATCCGGGGGGGTCGGATGGTGCAGAGCTACCACCCCCACTCCAGCGACGTTCGCTCCGTTCGCTTCTCCCCGGGGGCTCACTACTTGCTCACGGGGTCATACGATATGAAGATCAAGGTGACAGACTTGCAAG GGGACCTCACGAAGCAGCTTCCTCTGATGGTGGTAGGAGAGCACAAGGACAAAGTTATCCAGTGCAGGTGGCACACGCAAGATCTTTCCTTCTTGTCGTCGTCTGCAGACAGGACTGTAACCCTTTGGACCTACAATGGTTAG
- the WDR47 gene encoding WD repeat-containing protein 47 isoform X7, with amino-acid sequence MCVGGEGKAMTEVRSAREGPGPCSWRQAAIMTAEETVNVKEAEIIKLILDFLNSRKLHISMLALEKESGVINGLFSDDMLFLRQLILDGQWDEVLQFIQPLECMEKFDKKRFRYIIMKQKFLEALCVNNAMSAEDEPQHLEFTMREAVQCLHALEEYCPSKEDYSKLCLLLTLPRLTNHAEFKDWNPSTARVHCFEEACVMVAEFIPADRKLSEAGFKASNNRLFQLVMKGLLYECCVEFCQSKATGEEITESEVLLGIDLLCGNGCDDLDLSLLSWLQNLPATVFSCAFEQKMLNIHVDKLLKPTKAAYADLLTPLISKLSPYPSSPMRRPQSADAYMTRSLNPALDGLSCGLTNHDKRVTDLGTKTSPMSHSFANFHYPGVQNLSRSLMLENTECHSIFEESPERDTPVEQQRPIGSEALCQGSVPENEPLNAAQSQGSAKQEKNEVLRDSTEQFQEYYRQRLRYQQHLEQKEQQRQLYQQMLLEGGVNQEDGADQQQNLTEQFLNRSIQKLGELNMGMDSLGNDVQALSQQCNGSKGNASTNPASNFTSPPSDGSQRIASDSPNVNTSTPRKCGSANQIPFPEESPVQGNQTSVSAHAVTQPQLEDALGNLAKARGDEDDKSKKQFICINTLEDTQAVRAVAFHPSGSLYAVGSNSKTLRVCAYPEVIDPSAYNTPKQPVVRFKRNKHHKGSIYCVAWSPCGQLLATGSNDKYVKVLPFNAETCNATGPDLEFSMHDGTIRDLAFMEGPESGGAILISAGAGDCNIYTTDCQRGQGLHALSGHTGHILALYTWSGWMIASGSQDKTVRFWDLRVPSCVRVVGTTFHGTGSAVASVAVDPSGRLLATGQEDSSCMLYDIRGGRMVQSYHPHSSDVRSVRFSPGAHYLLTGSYDMKIKVTDLQGDLTKQLPLMVVGEHKDKVIQCRWHTQDLSFLSSSADRTVTLWTYNG; translated from the exons GCAGTTGATTCTTGATGGTCAGTGGGATGAGGTTCTTCAATTCATTCAGCCTCTTGAATGTATGGAAAAATTCGACAAGAAAAG ATTTCGATACATTATAATGAAGCAGAAGTTCTTGGAAGCCTTATGTGTAAACAATGCGATGTCAGCAGAAGATGAGCCTCAGCAT CTGGAGTTCACAATGCGAGAGGCAGTGCAGTGCCTGCACGCGCTGGAGGAGTATTGTCCCTCCAAGGAAGACTACAGCAAACTCTGCCTGCTGCTGACACTGCCCCGCCTGACCAACCACGCCGAGTTCAAGGACTGGAATCCCAGCACTGCTCGGGTGCACTGCTTTGAGGAAGCCTGTGTCATGGTGGCGGAGTTCATCCCAGCCGACAGGAAGCTGAGCGAGGCCGGCTTCAAAGCAAGTAACAACCGATTGTTCCAGCTTGTCATGAAGGGATTGCTTTATGAATGTTGTGTGGAATTCTGTCAGAGTAAAGCAACAGgagaagaaatcacagaaagtGAAGTATTGCTGGGCATTGATCTCTTGTGTGGCAATGGGTGTGACGACTTGGACCTTAGCTTATTGTCGTGGCTGCAGAACCTGCCAGCTACTGTGTTTTCTTGTGCTTTTGAACAAAAGATGCTTAATATTCATGTTGATAAACTCCTCAAGCCTACAAAAGCTGCGTATGCTGATCTTTTGACACCTCTTATCAGCAAACTTTCTCCTTACCCATCGTCCCCAATGAGAAGGCCTCAGTCAGCAGACGCTTACATGACCCGCTCCTTAAACCCTGCCTTAGATGGGCTGTCCTGTGGATTAACAAACCACGATAAGCGGGTCACAGACCTCGGGACCAAAACTTCTCCAATGTCGCACTCCTTTGCTAATTTCCATTACCCAGGAGTACAGAATCTCAGCAGGAGCCTCATGCTTGAGAATACTGAGTGTCACAGCATTTTTGAAGAGTCACCTGAGCG TGATACTCCTGTGGAGCAACAGCGTCCCATCGGCAGTGAGGCTTTGTGCCAAGGTTCAGTCCCAGAAAATGAACCACTCAATGCAGCACAGAGTCAGGGATCagccaaacaagaaaaaaatgaggta CTTCGTGATTCAACAGAGCAGTTTCAGGAATATTACAGACAAAGACTACGTTACCAGCAGCACTTAGAACAGAAGGAACAACAACGACAGTTGTACCAGCAAATGTTGTTGGAAGGAGGAGTAAATCAAGAAGATGGAGCTGACCAGCAACAGAATCTTACTGAACAGTTTCTTAACAG ATCTATCCAGAAACTAGGAGAATTAAATATGGGTATGGACAGTCTTGGAAATGATGTACAAGCACTTAGCCAGCAATGTAATGGGAGCAAAGGGAATGCATCTACCAATCCAGCAAGTAACTTCACATCACCACCCTCAGATGGCAGTCAGAGGATAGCAAGTGATAGCCCAAATGTTAATACAAGCACTCCTCGAAAGTGTGGATCAGCCAATCAGATCCCCTTTCCTGAAGAGTCACCTGTACAGGGGAACCAAAC CAGTGTATCAGCACATGCTGTCACTCAGCCACAGCTGGAAGACGCTTTGGGGAATTTAGCTAAGGCAAGAGGTGATGAG GATGACAAATCAAAAAAGCAATTCATTTGCATCAATACTCTAGAAGACACACAGGCTGTCAGAGCTGTAGCCTTTCATCCCAGTGGGAGTTTATATGCTGTTGGCTCCAACTCTAAAACTTTGAGAGTTTGTGCCTATCCAGAAGTAATTGACCCAAG tGCTTATAATACTCCTAAACAACCTGTAGTTCGCTTCAAAAGGAATAAGCATCATAAAGGATCAATCTACTGTGTAGCCTGGAGTCCCTGTGGACAGCTGTTAGCTACTGGTTCTAATGATAAATATGTGAAAGTCCTGCCTTTTAATGCAGAAACTTGTAATGCAACAG gaCCAGATTTGGAATTCAGCATGCACGATGGGACAATCAGAGACCTTGCTTTCATGGAAGGCCCAGAAAGTGGTGGTGCTATTTTAAtaagtgctggagcaggggactGCAATATTTACACAACAGATTGTCAGCGAGGACAAGGCCTGCATGCCCTGAGTGGTCACACTG GTCATATTTTAGCACTTTATACATGGAGTGGCTGGATGATTGCATCTGGATCCCAAGACAAGACTGTAAGATTTTGGGATTTGAGAGTGCCAAGCTGTGTTCGTGTTGTGGGAACAACGTTTCATGGAACAG gcAGTGCTGTAGCCTCAGTAGCTGTTGATCCCAGCGGGCGACTCCTGGCTACAGGCCAGGAGGACTCCAGCTGTATGTTGTACGACATCCGGGGGGGTCGGATGGTGCAGAGCTACCACCCCCACTCCAGCGACGTTCGCTCCGTTCGCTTCTCCCCGGGGGCTCACTACTTGCTCACGGGGTCATACGATATGAAGATCAAGGTGACAGACTTGCAAG GGGACCTCACGAAGCAGCTTCCTCTGATGGTGGTAGGAGAGCACAAGGACAAAGTTATCCAGTGCAGGTGGCACACGCAAGATCTTTCCTTCTTGTCGTCGTCTGCAGACAGGACTGTAACCCTTTGGACCTACAATGGTTAG
- the WDR47 gene encoding WD repeat-containing protein 47 isoform X8, which yields MTAEETVNVKEAEIIKLILDFLNSRKLHISMLALEKESGVINGLFSDDMLFLRQLILDGQWDEVLQFIQPLECMEKFDKKRFRYIIMKQKFLEALCVNNAMSAEDEPQHLEFTMREAVQCLHALEEYCPSKEDYSKLCLLLTLPRLTNHAEFKDWNPSTARVHCFEEACVMVAEFIPADRKLSEAGFKASNNRLFQLVMKGLLYECCVEFCQSKATGEEITESEVLLGIDLLCGNGCDDLDLSLLSWLQNLPATVFSCAFEQKMLNIHVDKLLKPTKAAYADLLTPLISKLSPYPSSPMRRPQSADAYMTRSLNPALDGLSCGLTNHDKRVTDLGTKTSPMSHSFANFHYPGVQNLSRSLMLENTECHSIFEESPERDTPVEQQRPIGSEALCQGSVPENEPLNAAQSQGSAKQEKNEVLRDSTEQFQEYYRQRLRYQQHLEQKEQQRQLYQQMLLEGGVNQEDGADQQQNLTEQFLNRSIQKLGELNMGMDSLGNDVQALSQQCNGSKGNASTNPASNFTSPPSDGSQRIASDSPNVNTSTPRKCGSANQIPFPEESPVQGNQTSVSAHAVTQPQLEDALGNLAKARGDEDDKSKKQFICINTLEDTQAVRAVAFHPSGSLYAVGSNSKTLRVCAYPEVIDPSAYNTPKQPVVRFKRNKHHKGSIYCVAWSPCGQLLATGSNDKYVKVLPFNAETCNATGPDLEFSMHDGTIRDLAFMEGPESGGAILISAGAGDCNIYTTDCQRGQGLHALSGHTGHILALYTWSGWMIASGSQDKTVRFWDLRVPSCVRVVGTTFHGTGSAVASVAVDPSGRLLATGQEDSSCMLYDIRGGRMVQSYHPHSSDVRSVRFSPGAHYLLTGSYDMKIKVTDLQGDLTKQLPLMVVGEHKDKVIQCRWHTQDLSFLSSSADRTVTLWTYNG from the exons GCAGTTGATTCTTGATGGTCAGTGGGATGAGGTTCTTCAATTCATTCAGCCTCTTGAATGTATGGAAAAATTCGACAAGAAAAG ATTTCGATACATTATAATGAAGCAGAAGTTCTTGGAAGCCTTATGTGTAAACAATGCGATGTCAGCAGAAGATGAGCCTCAGCAT CTGGAGTTCACAATGCGAGAGGCAGTGCAGTGCCTGCACGCGCTGGAGGAGTATTGTCCCTCCAAGGAAGACTACAGCAAACTCTGCCTGCTGCTGACACTGCCCCGCCTGACCAACCACGCCGAGTTCAAGGACTGGAATCCCAGCACTGCTCGGGTGCACTGCTTTGAGGAAGCCTGTGTCATGGTGGCGGAGTTCATCCCAGCCGACAGGAAGCTGAGCGAGGCCGGCTTCAAAGCAAGTAACAACCGATTGTTCCAGCTTGTCATGAAGGGATTGCTTTATGAATGTTGTGTGGAATTCTGTCAGAGTAAAGCAACAGgagaagaaatcacagaaagtGAAGTATTGCTGGGCATTGATCTCTTGTGTGGCAATGGGTGTGACGACTTGGACCTTAGCTTATTGTCGTGGCTGCAGAACCTGCCAGCTACTGTGTTTTCTTGTGCTTTTGAACAAAAGATGCTTAATATTCATGTTGATAAACTCCTCAAGCCTACAAAAGCTGCGTATGCTGATCTTTTGACACCTCTTATCAGCAAACTTTCTCCTTACCCATCGTCCCCAATGAGAAGGCCTCAGTCAGCAGACGCTTACATGACCCGCTCCTTAAACCCTGCCTTAGATGGGCTGTCCTGTGGATTAACAAACCACGATAAGCGGGTCACAGACCTCGGGACCAAAACTTCTCCAATGTCGCACTCCTTTGCTAATTTCCATTACCCAGGAGTACAGAATCTCAGCAGGAGCCTCATGCTTGAGAATACTGAGTGTCACAGCATTTTTGAAGAGTCACCTGAGCG TGATACTCCTGTGGAGCAACAGCGTCCCATCGGCAGTGAGGCTTTGTGCCAAGGTTCAGTCCCAGAAAATGAACCACTCAATGCAGCACAGAGTCAGGGATCagccaaacaagaaaaaaatgaggta CTTCGTGATTCAACAGAGCAGTTTCAGGAATATTACAGACAAAGACTACGTTACCAGCAGCACTTAGAACAGAAGGAACAACAACGACAGTTGTACCAGCAAATGTTGTTGGAAGGAGGAGTAAATCAAGAAGATGGAGCTGACCAGCAACAGAATCTTACTGAACAGTTTCTTAACAG ATCTATCCAGAAACTAGGAGAATTAAATATGGGTATGGACAGTCTTGGAAATGATGTACAAGCACTTAGCCAGCAATGTAATGGGAGCAAAGGGAATGCATCTACCAATCCAGCAAGTAACTTCACATCACCACCCTCAGATGGCAGTCAGAGGATAGCAAGTGATAGCCCAAATGTTAATACAAGCACTCCTCGAAAGTGTGGATCAGCCAATCAGATCCCCTTTCCTGAAGAGTCACCTGTACAGGGGAACCAAAC CAGTGTATCAGCACATGCTGTCACTCAGCCACAGCTGGAAGACGCTTTGGGGAATTTAGCTAAGGCAAGAGGTGATGAG GATGACAAATCAAAAAAGCAATTCATTTGCATCAATACTCTAGAAGACACACAGGCTGTCAGAGCTGTAGCCTTTCATCCCAGTGGGAGTTTATATGCTGTTGGCTCCAACTCTAAAACTTTGAGAGTTTGTGCCTATCCAGAAGTAATTGACCCAAG tGCTTATAATACTCCTAAACAACCTGTAGTTCGCTTCAAAAGGAATAAGCATCATAAAGGATCAATCTACTGTGTAGCCTGGAGTCCCTGTGGACAGCTGTTAGCTACTGGTTCTAATGATAAATATGTGAAAGTCCTGCCTTTTAATGCAGAAACTTGTAATGCAACAG gaCCAGATTTGGAATTCAGCATGCACGATGGGACAATCAGAGACCTTGCTTTCATGGAAGGCCCAGAAAGTGGTGGTGCTATTTTAAtaagtgctggagcaggggactGCAATATTTACACAACAGATTGTCAGCGAGGACAAGGCCTGCATGCCCTGAGTGGTCACACTG GTCATATTTTAGCACTTTATACATGGAGTGGCTGGATGATTGCATCTGGATCCCAAGACAAGACTGTAAGATTTTGGGATTTGAGAGTGCCAAGCTGTGTTCGTGTTGTGGGAACAACGTTTCATGGAACAG gcAGTGCTGTAGCCTCAGTAGCTGTTGATCCCAGCGGGCGACTCCTGGCTACAGGCCAGGAGGACTCCAGCTGTATGTTGTACGACATCCGGGGGGGTCGGATGGTGCAGAGCTACCACCCCCACTCCAGCGACGTTCGCTCCGTTCGCTTCTCCCCGGGGGCTCACTACTTGCTCACGGGGTCATACGATATGAAGATCAAGGTGACAGACTTGCAAG GGGACCTCACGAAGCAGCTTCCTCTGATGGTGGTAGGAGAGCACAAGGACAAAGTTATCCAGTGCAGGTGGCACACGCAAGATCTTTCCTTCTTGTCGTCGTCTGCAGACAGGACTGTAACCCTTTGGACCTACAATGGTTAG
- the WDR47 gene encoding WD repeat-containing protein 47 isoform X1, which translates to MIEGTSEMEPVGTDRAPSPPWALCGQNSGVASGQARESYAAIMTAEETVNVKEAEIIKLILDFLNSRKLHISMLALEKESGVINGLFSDDMLFLRQLILDGQWDEVLQFIQPLECMEKFDKKRFRYIIMKQKFLEALCVNNAMSAEDEPQHLEFTMREAVQCLHALEEYCPSKEDYSKLCLLLTLPRLTNHAEFKDWNPSTARVHCFEEACVMVAEFIPADRKLSEAGFKASNNRLFQLVMKGLLYECCVEFCQSKATGEEITESEVLLGIDLLCGNGCDDLDLSLLSWLQNLPATVFSCAFEQKMLNIHVDKLLKPTKAAYADLLTPLISKLSPYPSSPMRRPQSADAYMTRSLNPALDGLSCGLTNHDKRVTDLGTKTSPMSHSFANFHYPGVQNLSRSLMLENTECHSIFEESPERDTPVEQQRPIGSEALCQGSVPENEPLNAAQSQGSAKQEKNEVLRDSTEQFQEYYRQRLRYQQHLEQKEQQRQLYQQMLLEGGVNQEDGADQQQNLTEQFLNRSIQKLGELNMGMDSLGNDVQALSQQCNGSKGNASTNPASNFTSPPSDGSQRIASDSPNVNTSTPRKCGSANQIPFPEESPVQGNQTSVSAHAVTQPQLEDALGNLAKARGDEDDKSKKQFICINTLEDTQAVRAVAFHPSGSLYAVGSNSKTLRVCAYPEVIDPSAYNTPKQPVVRFKRNKHHKGSIYCVAWSPCGQLLATGSNDKYVKVLPFNAETCNATGPDLEFSMHDGTIRDLAFMEGPESGGAILISAGAGDCNIYTTDCQRGQGLHALSGHTGHILALYTWSGWMIASGSQDKTVRFWDLRVPSCVRVVGTTFHGTGSAVASVAVDPSGRLLATGQEDSSCMLYDIRGGRMVQSYHPHSSDVRSVRFSPGAHYLLTGSYDMKIKVTDLQGDLTKQLPLMVVGEHKDKVIQCRWHTQDLSFLSSSADRTVTLWTYNG; encoded by the exons GCAGTTGATTCTTGATGGTCAGTGGGATGAGGTTCTTCAATTCATTCAGCCTCTTGAATGTATGGAAAAATTCGACAAGAAAAG ATTTCGATACATTATAATGAAGCAGAAGTTCTTGGAAGCCTTATGTGTAAACAATGCGATGTCAGCAGAAGATGAGCCTCAGCAT CTGGAGTTCACAATGCGAGAGGCAGTGCAGTGCCTGCACGCGCTGGAGGAGTATTGTCCCTCCAAGGAAGACTACAGCAAACTCTGCCTGCTGCTGACACTGCCCCGCCTGACCAACCACGCCGAGTTCAAGGACTGGAATCCCAGCACTGCTCGGGTGCACTGCTTTGAGGAAGCCTGTGTCATGGTGGCGGAGTTCATCCCAGCCGACAGGAAGCTGAGCGAGGCCGGCTTCAAAGCAAGTAACAACCGATTGTTCCAGCTTGTCATGAAGGGATTGCTTTATGAATGTTGTGTGGAATTCTGTCAGAGTAAAGCAACAGgagaagaaatcacagaaagtGAAGTATTGCTGGGCATTGATCTCTTGTGTGGCAATGGGTGTGACGACTTGGACCTTAGCTTATTGTCGTGGCTGCAGAACCTGCCAGCTACTGTGTTTTCTTGTGCTTTTGAACAAAAGATGCTTAATATTCATGTTGATAAACTCCTCAAGCCTACAAAAGCTGCGTATGCTGATCTTTTGACACCTCTTATCAGCAAACTTTCTCCTTACCCATCGTCCCCAATGAGAAGGCCTCAGTCAGCAGACGCTTACATGACCCGCTCCTTAAACCCTGCCTTAGATGGGCTGTCCTGTGGATTAACAAACCACGATAAGCGGGTCACAGACCTCGGGACCAAAACTTCTCCAATGTCGCACTCCTTTGCTAATTTCCATTACCCAGGAGTACAGAATCTCAGCAGGAGCCTCATGCTTGAGAATACTGAGTGTCACAGCATTTTTGAAGAGTCACCTGAGCG TGATACTCCTGTGGAGCAACAGCGTCCCATCGGCAGTGAGGCTTTGTGCCAAGGTTCAGTCCCAGAAAATGAACCACTCAATGCAGCACAGAGTCAGGGATCagccaaacaagaaaaaaatgaggta CTTCGTGATTCAACAGAGCAGTTTCAGGAATATTACAGACAAAGACTACGTTACCAGCAGCACTTAGAACAGAAGGAACAACAACGACAGTTGTACCAGCAAATGTTGTTGGAAGGAGGAGTAAATCAAGAAGATGGAGCTGACCAGCAACAGAATCTTACTGAACAGTTTCTTAACAG ATCTATCCAGAAACTAGGAGAATTAAATATGGGTATGGACAGTCTTGGAAATGATGTACAAGCACTTAGCCAGCAATGTAATGGGAGCAAAGGGAATGCATCTACCAATCCAGCAAGTAACTTCACATCACCACCCTCAGATGGCAGTCAGAGGATAGCAAGTGATAGCCCAAATGTTAATACAAGCACTCCTCGAAAGTGTGGATCAGCCAATCAGATCCCCTTTCCTGAAGAGTCACCTGTACAGGGGAACCAAAC CAGTGTATCAGCACATGCTGTCACTCAGCCACAGCTGGAAGACGCTTTGGGGAATTTAGCTAAGGCAAGAGGTGATGAG GATGACAAATCAAAAAAGCAATTCATTTGCATCAATACTCTAGAAGACACACAGGCTGTCAGAGCTGTAGCCTTTCATCCCAGTGGGAGTTTATATGCTGTTGGCTCCAACTCTAAAACTTTGAGAGTTTGTGCCTATCCAGAAGTAATTGACCCAAG tGCTTATAATACTCCTAAACAACCTGTAGTTCGCTTCAAAAGGAATAAGCATCATAAAGGATCAATCTACTGTGTAGCCTGGAGTCCCTGTGGACAGCTGTTAGCTACTGGTTCTAATGATAAATATGTGAAAGTCCTGCCTTTTAATGCAGAAACTTGTAATGCAACAG gaCCAGATTTGGAATTCAGCATGCACGATGGGACAATCAGAGACCTTGCTTTCATGGAAGGCCCAGAAAGTGGTGGTGCTATTTTAAtaagtgctggagcaggggactGCAATATTTACACAACAGATTGTCAGCGAGGACAAGGCCTGCATGCCCTGAGTGGTCACACTG GTCATATTTTAGCACTTTATACATGGAGTGGCTGGATGATTGCATCTGGATCCCAAGACAAGACTGTAAGATTTTGGGATTTGAGAGTGCCAAGCTGTGTTCGTGTTGTGGGAACAACGTTTCATGGAACAG gcAGTGCTGTAGCCTCAGTAGCTGTTGATCCCAGCGGGCGACTCCTGGCTACAGGCCAGGAGGACTCCAGCTGTATGTTGTACGACATCCGGGGGGGTCGGATGGTGCAGAGCTACCACCCCCACTCCAGCGACGTTCGCTCCGTTCGCTTCTCCCCGGGGGCTCACTACTTGCTCACGGGGTCATACGATATGAAGATCAAGGTGACAGACTTGCAAG GGGACCTCACGAAGCAGCTTCCTCTGATGGTGGTAGGAGAGCACAAGGACAAAGTTATCCAGTGCAGGTGGCACACGCAAGATCTTTCCTTCTTGTCGTCGTCTGCAGACAGGACTGTAACCCTTTGGACCTACAATGGTTAG